Genomic window (Nicotiana sylvestris chromosome 7, ASM39365v2, whole genome shotgun sequence):
cctaacggagctatccaaaccataaaaattcaaatccgagatagTTTACTCATAGGTCAACAtacggttgactttttccaacttgaactcctaaataagagactaagtgcctcatttcactccaaaaccactccgaacccgaaccatcTAACACGATGCGATGAAATACAGATAAAGaacatataaagaagcagaaatgggggaaaatggGCTATAACTCATAAAAGGCCGACCGGATCGTTACACTAAGTACACGAATTTATGTTATGATAAAACAATCAACTTTTAATTGAGTAATTAAATTATTCGTCACTATTTGATTCGATTATCaacaatatatcttggtaaataatagatttctcaaagatcAATTGGTTTGATAGTGTTATGTTGAACATGTAGTAATCGGattatgtgtttggtagtgtatgtctcatATTTTGAAAAAACTAATAATAACCGAAAAACCCGACAAAAACCGATAAAAATCGAATCGAAAAAAAATtaacttaattggtttggtttgattccAATATTTTAAGAATCAACTTACTTGATTTGAtttctttttggggaaatcaATCCAAACTGAATCATAAACACCTCTAACTTCCAGGGTTTTCGCTTCTGCGGACCTTTTAGCTGTttctgcggtaccgcttttgcggtcaaaACTTCGCACCTGCGGAATTATACTACACACCCGACCTCGTGCACCTATGGTCCCCCTCTTCGCATTGGAGGAATCACATCTGTGGACAGAACCTTCGCTTCGATGATCACCAGCTACACAACCCAACTCTGCTTCTACGGACCCTCATGCGCAAAAGCGCATCCGCTCCTGCGGCCTTCTTTTCGCACCTGCGCCCCCAACATCTATaatcgatgctgaaacctatcaaattaactccgatagacctcaaattttgcacacatatcataaatgacacaatagacctattccaacttttgaaaccaaAATCCGAGCCAGGTAAGCACAAAatcaactctcgatcaaacttctcaactctccAATCTTCTAATTGTTTTAACTTTTGCCATTTTAAGGAAAAAtaacctacgaacctccaaatcaatatccggacacactcctaagtctaaaattaccatatggagctataagaatcatcaaaactccattctggagccattgacacataagtcaacatccggtcaactctttcaacttagacTTCCAACTTGGCATTAAGTGCCCCAATTTATTCTGAAACATCCCCGAAATTAAAATAACTACCTCGGCAACTCAGACAACAACAATTGAACATAGAATAAGTCATAAATAGAGGAACAAGGCTACAACACTTAAAATGACTAGCTGGGTCGTTACATAGCAATATCAGCAAACCAAGATGGTCAATGTACAACAAATGTGACTGAAAATATATGTTCATCAAGAAATTTTTCTTTCGTATCTTATCTCAGTGGGAGGATTTTTTGAACCGACACAAATGATCATCTATCTAATTTTCTGAACTTTTTCGATCTTTTATTTCAAGATCGAATTCTAGTATAAGGAGTATTTATCTTAGAAATCTAGGTCTAACATATTTCTTTGCTAAGAGGTACTTTAAAGTTGCAAGATCAGTGTAAACTGTAATTTTTATTTCTATAAATTagaaatgaaaattttcaaatgcAGATACTACTGCCAGTAATTCCTTCGTAGTTGTGGCATAATCTGTTTGAGCTTCATTAAGGGTTCTACTAGTGTAGTAGATAAGTCTGAAGATCTTGTCTCTCTTTTGTATTAATATTGCTCCTACTACTATATCAGTTACATCACACACCATTTCAAATGGTTGGCTCTAGGGGGGGGCATATATTGGTTAGAACCGAAGAAACCGACTGaaccaaaaaaaaatttatttcggTTATTCAGTTTTTTCGGTCGGTTTCAGTTTGAAATTTTAGTTTTTCGATTTGGTCATCGGTTATTGATTTATTTGGTTCGGTTAACCAAAAAATCGAATTATTAGCAAAATGGATTATTTAAACTACATATAGGCTAAGCCAATAGGTAATAATATTAGGCCCAATTTTAAGTTCCATCAAAGACCCAACCCAAATAAGTAAGTCAATGACTTTTCCCTGTCTTAAGACTTTCAACTCTAATAAAACTTCCATTTTATTCTAAGTCACTAGGGTTCTTTAAACTTCTGTTGCGCCCCTCTTCTCTCTATCGTCATTGATACACTTGTGCCGATGTGCTGCATCAGTTTTCGTTGTTGTCAGATTTCTTGTTGTTGTCCAAATaagctttttttttatttctctcatttcttctttttggttctTTGTCCTCGCCAATCTTCTActatttctctcattttattaaatattttcttgttttttctgCCAACAAATTCATCAGTCCAATTATTACATAGAAGGAGCTAAATATGATAATGTTCAAATCGAAAACGGAGTAGAAATAATCGAACTAAAATTAAAAAATCGGACTAAACTAAACTTATTTCAGTTACTACTTTTACTAAACTGAAAACCAAATAACTGAACTGAATTTGTTCAAACCAAACTGAAGAGACCGAATACCCACCCCTAGTTGGCTCTAATCAAGAGAAACAACAATTGGAATATTATTCAATTGTTCCTTGagaattaaaaatatttttctgaaaATATTCAGAAATTCAAGATCTACTGCAATGCCTTATACTAATTGGGCAACATCTTTTTAtataagaaaatttcatgataaCTTCTCGATTCGGTGCTAGATTTCCACAGCAAATCTAGATTTAACATTTGCAGAGATGAGAATTCGTCATTCTAAGTTTGGATTTCGTCGATTTCGTTATGGCAAATCAAGACTTGGTGCATTGTCACGCAATACTTCTTTGTGTGTTTTCTTTACTTTACCACCTCATaatttttttgcttttctgagagAAATTACATGGTTAAGATCATGTAAAATGCACTTATCATACTTTCTCtgtaggttatctcaatttataTAACACTTTTCTCTTTTCTAACGATTGATCCTTTTAATTGTGACAATGTATTGGGACATAGTTTCACTTTTCAAAATACAATTTCGAGCCCCTTTGGCTAAGCTAACAATGTTGCTTAGTTCGAGAAATGCTTTTGTTCAAAAGTATTCTTCGAAAACGTACTTTTGTATGGTAGGATTTGTGTTTGACTTTTTCATTTGAGTagtgcttttgataaaaaaaaaattgtatttgGCTATTCTTtccaaaaagtacttttgagttcTGAGTATCAAATTACAAAAAAGAagtaaatgttcaatttgcaattAGTATGATTTAAGAAAGAGAATgatatttaaatatttatataaagaaattcaataaaatataaaaaaataaagtaaaaatataaaaagatttttattttatcAATATAAAATATTGTTGTTCCAAAGAAATAATATTGATTATCTTGTACCATTTATTGTTTACATGATGATTTAAATATATAAATACATCATTTAATATAAACAAAAACTCCATTTTTATAAATTACTGTATAAAAGAAGAGAtctatttatagttgaaagactATTCCAAAGAGTAAATAGGAGAAGAGAATAAAATTATGGaagaagtaaaaaagaaaagaaatgttaatagaagaaaaaaggaaaaggttAAAATAATGAGagataatttgaaaaatataaattaattttaagaatatttttgtcttgaataaaTTAACTTTCTGGTTTTGATTCTTGGAAAAAACTAAAATTTGTAGTTTCTCCTCAAAGTAGAAAAACTCTAAtgctcaaaagcactttttcaTTTCGGTCAAACattttaaatttttcaaaaaaaactttttaaacaaaaaaataatacttTTAGTCTCCTAGAAACTTAGCAAATAGTCTTTTATATATTTGGGAAGTATGTAAAAAAGTATTATATGTCACAATAATTAATAATTCAAAATGATTAAAGGACAAACAAAATTTTGACtctcaaaatccgaaaaatatcacaTAAATCAGGACGGAGGGAGCACTATGTACTTAAGGtaggaaaaaaaatgatgaaaaaacaACAAAGATTATTGCACTCTCATTGAAGCCTTTAGCTACAAACTTTTCAGGTTTCGGGTGCACTCTCATCGGAGCCAATAATTAATAATTCTAATACTGTGCTGAGTTTGCTGGCCAAATTATCATCCGTTTCTTATCTTTTTGGTTGACAAGACACATATCTATCAATTCTATAAATTTCAGGTTTGATTTCTAATAGGGACCAAGAATTCTAGTACTTTAGATTTTACCTAAAGTTCTAAATTTAGAAGTCTATAAAGTAACATGCTATATGCTTAGAGCAGTATGAAGAAGAAAATTAACAAGCCATCGAGATCTCACAGTTGACAAAGCATTTATTAATagaaaacataataaaaatatacCCTTCAATCGGAAAAAAATAGAAATCATAAATAAAATACAACcctcaaccaaaaaaaaaaagcaaaagaaaggaaatAAAATTCTAGCTCTACATAGGAATCCCTAACCTATTGGAATAGCTGTGGAACCACtcgttttatccacttattattGAAAATCCTTATCTTATAGAGCTATATTACTGATATGCAAAAGCATATTCTTAAAGCATGTTATAAGTTACGCGCCAACGGAATCTGTCTTCTTCTTTGTCTTCGTAGAAAGTGTAGGCCTTGAGATTTCCATCTATTTCTAGCCGAAGGTATGTTAAAGTTGTGTTGATTTTAGTGAACGCCATAACATGGGAATTTCTTGTTGTTGATTTAGCCAATCTGTAGTCCAACTTCACCCTTTGATTTCCGCTGTTCAATTTTATTGATTCCAAAGTGCTATTTTTGAAATCAAACCAAGCTAATTCCACGGCAAGCTTGGTTCTGTTATAGATACCGAATATTTTCGGTTTCACTTCCAAGCTGTAAGGCCCGTTTACGTTCTTTTTCATGGAGGCCCGGCTCACAAGCTTATTCGGGCCTGACAAGCGGAGAGATTGGCCCACTAAAAGAGTGTCGGTGGGAtggtcgaaactctgccaaatgaATTTTCCCTTTGAGTTATGAAGGACAAAGTTACCATTTGGTAACAACTTGAAACCAGTGACGCCTTTTTTAGCTGTGTTTGTTTGCCAAGCAATTCGACCATTAGCTTCTGCCAAGACAAGATTTCCATCTGTTCCTAAAGAAAAAGTGGCATTTTCCTTGACAGGATTTCCCCTATTAGCTTCCCATACCCAACGCATTAGAGATTCGGAACGGACAGTACCCATGCGCAAAGCTAGTGTCCATGCATTAGGGGTAGTGTTGTAAAAACAGAACTGGAATGGATTAGTGAAAATTCCAGAGAAAACACGATAATCTGCTTGGTATTCGACAACAAAAGGTCCTAATTCACCTTCATTGACGAATTTGAAGGTGTTTTCAACTGGGACTTGGGCAATTGAAGAAAATATTTGgcagaaaagaaagagagaggcAACAAGTGTAGTAGGCAATGAAGGAGACAtgtttaatttcttcttttagCTGTTTGATGATATGATCCTTAGTTTCTTGCTATCCGTATTTATAGATGGATGGCGATGGATAATTAATTAGTTATTATGAATAGTACTGTTCATCCGTATCTTTTAAATTTTTGCATTGACAAGATTATAATGCACAAGTTGGCGCAAATGTAGTCAATTCAAAACCGGTCAATGTTGAGGTGCTGTCTGCATATGGTGTACAGGAGCATAAGTATGAGTTTACCTTGTGCGTGGATATATGCCTTAAAACACTGTCCATTTTAAATTCGAAGACGAAAGAAATGTGGAAGTGTTGTCAGAGACTGAGTCACCGAGGAGTTCGGGTTTTTATAC
Coding sequences:
- the LOC104244201 gene encoding epidermis-specific secreted glycoprotein EP1-like, with protein sequence MSPSLPTTLVASLFLFCQIFSSIAQVPVENTFKFVNEGELGPFVVEYQADYRVFSGIFTNPFQFCFYNTTPNAWTLALRMGTVRSESLMRWVWEANRGNPVKENATFSLGTDGNLVLAEANGRIAWQTNTAKKGVTGFKLLPNGNFVLHNSKGKFIWQSFDHPTDTLLVGQSLRLSGPNKLVSRASMKKNVNGPYSLEVKPKIFGIYNRTKLAVELAWFDFKNSTLESIKLNSGNQRVKLDYRLAKSTTRNSHVMAFTKINTTLTYLRLEIDGNLKAYTFYEDKEEDRFRWRVTYNML